The DNA sequence aaaaaaaataagatttgaggaaacaaaaaagaaaaaaactataggtgtacagttccaaccagaagaacaattCCCCAAGcagatattatatatatatatatatatatatatatatataaggaagAAATAGCAACCACTATGTAGACTTGGAAGCCTTAAGAAATAGCAACCTCAGTGCATCAAAAAGGTGGTCATCAGAAATAAAATATATGCTCACAAATAATCAAATGCTTCACTATAGAAATATCCATGACATTGCCAGAAACAAAAAGACATTGgtgcaaaaaataatatatattaacTACTGTAAGAACACCATTACTGATAAGGAACACATGTTGATCATCGGACTTACATTTTGTCATCTGGCCACCAAACTTTGATTCTTGAGCCAACAAGGTTTTCATCAagcattttgtttttctttgatAGAGGGGTCTGCGAACACAACAGAAATGGTTCTGCGAAACTGAAACAGAAATAAGGTCGAAGACAATTCACTGTGTATCAAGAATGCATACCTCTTGAGCTTCCTGCAAACGTTTCCTTTTTGATGACGCCCCACCATCCTCTTGTTGCCTTTTTGATTTATCGATTCTTGTTGGGGACACCATTTCCTGAATAATGATAATcgataaaaaaaatcaagtcATTGTGGAAGACCACATTAGGAGGAGAGAAGAAAAGAGTGTAAGAAAAggtcaacaacatgatgaacgACAACCAAGCGTGATATAAGTTAATCTGTTGAAAAGACCAGTTGAGTTACTGGCCGACCGTTAGTAATGCTTTACCTATCGACTATCTTATTGTAGGGAATAAAAGAATGTAAAACATGAAACTATAATAGGCACTATCACTATAGAAACCCAATCTTCAGCTAATAAGATATAAGCCTGGCTTAAGGACAGAGAAACAACTTCAATGCATGTACTGCAGTCAACTGAGAACAATAAAGCTACCTTCAAACTAATATCTTCATCGGTGCCTTTATCAGAGATAGCATCTTCTCTCTGCAATTTCATACTAGTTTTATGTTGCTTCTTGCCAGATTCTCCTGCAGCAGCCTTAGTTGATGAAGACTTCGCAGCATCTTTATTCAGTTGCCTTGTAGCTCTCCCTCCAGAATCAGTGACAGGACCAAGTTTTGCAGATTTTAGGTCTGATGCATGTTTGTTTCCAACAGGCATTTTCTCCTGAGACTTTGCTGCTAGAGGTCGGTTTCTCTTTGGCCTAACCGCAGCAGGCTTAGTATCAGTTGGTTTTGATGATTCCTCAGCAGTTATATTGCCAGTCTCTGATAGCTTCTTTTTATCACCATCATTTGTCTCTGGGGATAACTCAGATGCTACTAGACTCTCGTTGTCTTTAACAACCTTTGATTGTTCACTCATCTCAGATTCAATGGAAGAACCAAGCTTCTGATCTTTCTTTGAATTGACATCAGATTGCTTTTCAGTCTGAACAGTCACTGGTTCTTGTACTTCTTCATCACAAGATATCAATTGCTCAGAACTTTTGGTCTGCTTGTCAAGAGAAATCAGTTCTGGCTTCTGTTTAGAAGAATCCGGTGTCTGCTCGCCACCAGAAATCAATCCTTGCTTCTGTTTAGAAGAATCTGGTGTCTGCTCTTCACCAGAAGTCAGTTCTTGCTTCTGTTTTGAAGAATCTGTTCCATCTGGAGACTTGACATTGTCAACTGGAGCTGCGCCATTGCTAATGGCAGTTGTGGGAGTACTGCTTGCACTCGTACCATCTTGGCCTAGGCAATTGACATTTTGGTCCACCTTTGAAGTTTCCTGAAAAATAAGAAAATATAAAACTTGTTGTATCTACCTCACTCTAGAACATCAGATGCTGAACATCTGTGGACGTATACCTGTGGTGACTCATCAGAAACAGAGTTTCCAGAAAGTTTACCTTCACCTTCCTGCATAATAATAATTTAGAGGAACTTAGTACACAACTGAAACATATGCAAACCaggagggagggggagggggactCTTAGTACTATGACATTGAGGATATTATATGCATTAAAAATAATGGTGGATCATGCTACTGATAGTACCAGAATCCAACATGACTATACATATCATCATATCTGTGCACAATACACTATCCAAACTCTATAGGAATTAGTATATAACAAAAATGTTTCTTTGAAATTTCACATGCATGTTTTATTATGGTTAATATAGTTCTCTTTCCAGATAGCAGGGTTCAAAAATTCTGACCATGTCCCTTTTTGAAGAATAGCCTGAATTTTAAGTTAAGATACATTCAATAGCACACATAACTGAATACATGCCTGCAATAACAGTATAGATCACATGTTCCTCTCCTACCAGTATCTCAATAACAGAAGAAATAGCACCCTTCTGTCAAACTCTTACAAAAGCAGCCTTTACCATTTGATTACACATCTAAACATAGATCAACCATGCCACAGAAATAAACTAATACTTGGACCAACAAATTTTCAACATGTATTCATCAGTCCAAAACTCAATTTGTAATATACTGGTGATTTAACTAACCATGTCTTTTCCTGATGCATCAACACTGTTTTCTCCAACATCTGAAGCATCTTGGAACAACGTTTTAACAACATTGCTGTATTCATCCAAGGGACTGCCCTTAAGTAACTCATGAAGCACAGGTTTAAGCTTGTCCCTGCATAGGCCTAGTACCCTCTCTGCAAGTCCAAAAGATGCTGGGAGTGTTTCCTGTGAAGTAAGGACTGAAATTTTAGTACAAGATGACAATTAGTAGCTGTTAATGCAAACAACAGAGGGATGGAATTACTTGTGTTTCTTTTTTAAGGTTCTGAAGCAGGCACGATGCCAGTTCAGCATGGACATCACCGCTCTCCTGAATTATAAACAGCATTATAATTTCCATACAGCGGGTGACTTGTTCTGAATGCCTGGTGCTGAAATATACAAAAAAACGAACGAATAAGATGAGAAATAAAAAATCCACGCTAGATAAACAAGGACAGCATTCATGCATGACGGGAACATAAACAGGAACATGCATTCTGTGACTACCATCACAGCAATGAAATTCTTCTTTTGGATCTAAAGATTCCACAATTACATTATTGGCCCAGTCCATTTGTCAGATCTTAAAAAATATGGCACCAAGTGTATGAAAAAATTATGATTACAGATAAA is a window from the Sorghum bicolor cultivar BTx623 chromosome 5, Sorghum_bicolor_NCBIv3, whole genome shotgun sequence genome containing:
- the LOC8066696 gene encoding uncharacterized protein LOC8066696, translated to MVKDAPPAAPVMMPEEMQAEAELRMRDISQRFRSIPEDHDELLWLLEEAEMWLSRVDQSPPESMYNALRPTMAVLVTNELLEHPDPNVKIALASCLTEVTRITAPDAPYDDDVMKDVFKRIVDTFADLGDMNSPSFSRRVSILNCFAWVRYCILMLDLDLDHMILDMFRHFFKTASTRHSEQVTRCMEIIMLFIIQESGDVHAELASCLLQNLKKETQETLPASFGLAERVLGLCRDKLKPVLHELLKGSPLDEYSNVVKTLFQDASDVGENSVDASGKDMVSEGKLSGNSVSDESPQETSKVDQNVNCLGQDGTSASSTPTTAISNGAAPVDNVKSPDGTDSSKQKQELTSELISLDKQTKSSEQLISCDEEVQEPVTVQTEKQSDVNSKKDQKLGSSIESEMSEQSKVVKDNESLVASELSPETNDGDKKKLSETGNITAEESSKPTDTKPAAVRPKRNRPLAAKSQEKMPVGNKHASDLKSAKLGPVTDSGGRATRQLNKDAAKSSSTKAAAGESGKKQHKTSMKLQREDAISDKGTDEDISLKEMVSPTRIDKSKRQQEDGGASSKRKRLQEAQETPLSKKNKMLDENLVGSRIKVWWPDDKMFYAGVVESFNASSKKHKVLYDDGDVEVLVLKKERWEFISEEHDTDPDAPSNLRRGRKAKGSSGQQINEGKTGTPQSGSDVKNPPKKRWCPKRSVTPARLKGKSADKDSQETPKTGINSKEGARPSRSTRKANKYAVVKASSKDEPDNTDNSMHDAGSEDKNSQHKVKSSEAIDGSKTNALSTKRKPEENEGESSEEEKGSAKTTSRNKRRRKSRN